One segment of Candidatus Eisenbacteria bacterium DNA contains the following:
- a CDS encoding mechanosensitive ion channel family protein translates to MEFINTILDYPLLGYTVKQLGLSFLIVVFVFSLKRFLGTVLFSAVRRLAARTKTELDDILLEAIHRPVEYLIVIIGLGVALMLLELPIEPYNLRATATILMKVLITLDILWLIFRILDALSTYLLKAAEKTESRLDDNLIPLFRKSFKVFIGILAFVMLIQNMGYSVSGLLAGLGIGGLAVGLAAKDTLANVFGSVAILFDHPFSVGDWIAGDGFEGVVEEIGFRSTRIRTFAKTQVSIPNQALANMTINNFSRMPRRRIKFTLGVTYKTSADEMNRAVEGIRGIIKEMPEIHDDFFLVNFTDFGASSLDILVYCFTKTTAWADHLEARQKLLTRIMQYLESMGLEVAFPTRSIYLESVDTDAEHVLNGPGADAGGGSA, encoded by the coding sequence ATGGAATTCATTAACACGATCCTCGATTACCCGCTCTTAGGCTACACGGTGAAGCAACTCGGGCTTTCCTTCCTGATCGTCGTCTTCGTCTTCTCTTTGAAAAGGTTCTTGGGGACGGTCTTGTTCAGCGCCGTCCGGCGTCTCGCCGCCCGCACCAAGACAGAGCTCGACGACATTCTGCTGGAGGCGATTCACCGTCCCGTCGAATACCTCATTGTCATCATCGGGCTCGGCGTCGCGCTTATGCTCCTCGAACTGCCCATAGAACCTTACAATCTGCGAGCCACGGCGACGATCTTGATGAAGGTTTTGATAACCCTCGATATCTTGTGGTTGATTTTTCGGATCCTCGACGCCCTCTCAACCTACCTCCTCAAGGCGGCGGAAAAGACCGAGAGCCGGCTGGATGACAACCTGATTCCCCTGTTTCGCAAATCGTTCAAAGTCTTCATCGGCATTCTCGCCTTCGTCATGCTTATACAAAATATGGGATATTCGGTGTCCGGTCTTTTGGCCGGATTAGGGATCGGCGGATTGGCGGTCGGTTTGGCGGCGAAAGATACTCTGGCCAATGTGTTCGGATCGGTCGCCATCCTCTTCGATCACCCCTTCTCGGTTGGGGATTGGATCGCGGGAGATGGGTTTGAAGGGGTCGTTGAGGAAATCGGCTTCCGCAGCACACGTATCCGCACCTTTGCTAAAACGCAGGTTTCGATACCCAATCAAGCGCTGGCCAATATGACCATCAACAACTTCAGCCGCATGCCGCGCCGGCGGATCAAATTCACTCTGGGCGTCACCTATAAAACCTCCGCCGACGAGATGAATCGGGCCGTTGAAGGCATCCGGGGCATTATCAAGGAGATGCCTGAGATTCATGATGATTTCTTCCTTGTCAACTTCACAGACTTCGGCGCGTCGAGTTTGGATATTCTGGTTTACTGTTTCACAAAAACAACGGCGTGGGCCGATCATCTTGAAGCGCGGCAGAAGCTCCTAACGCGGATTATGCAATATCTGGAATCGATGGGATTGGAGGTCGCTTTCCCCACACGCTCCATCTATCTGGAATCGGTTGACACCGACGCCGAACATGTTCTCAACGGGCCCGGGGCGGATGCCGGTGGAGGTTCCGCGTGA
- a CDS encoding protein kinase, producing MVGAGWEGEVYRVVEVGTGIERAAKLFFPHRNIGHRTSRSYAKKLYKLRHCSMLIHYQTEEVFTFRGIDVVALISEYVEGEMLSDFVKQLPRRRLHPFEALHFLYALSLGMEEVHRANEYHGDLHSDNIIVSRYGLRFDLKLLDLFHLGGSKVNNRRVDVCDVIRMFYDVLGGAPAYAKHPEAVKYICSGLKTSLILDKFPTMSRLRRHLEEMAWQ from the coding sequence ATGGTCGGCGCCGGCTGGGAGGGTGAGGTCTACCGGGTCGTTGAGGTCGGTACGGGCATCGAGAGAGCCGCAAAACTCTTTTTCCCGCACCGGAATATCGGTCATCGCACATCGCGTTCCTACGCGAAAAAACTATACAAACTCAGACACTGCTCCATGTTGATTCACTATCAAACCGAGGAAGTTTTCACGTTTCGGGGCATCGATGTTGTGGCGCTGATATCCGAGTATGTCGAAGGGGAGATGCTCTCCGACTTTGTCAAGCAGCTGCCGAGGCGCCGGCTCCATCCCTTTGAAGCCCTGCACTTCCTTTACGCTTTAAGCCTGGGGATGGAGGAAGTCCATCGCGCGAATGAATATCACGGCGACCTTCACTCGGACAATATCATCGTGAGCCGCTACGGCCTGCGATTCGATTTAAAACTGCTCGACCTGTTCCACTTGGGAGGATCCAAAGTCAACAACCGGCGCGTCGATGTCTGTGATGTCATCCGGATGTTCTACGATGTCCTTGGCGGCGCCCCCGCCTACGCCAAGCACCCGGAAGCGGTTAAGTATATTTGCAGCGGTCTCAAAACAAGCCTGATCCTGGACAAATTCCCCACGATGTCCAGACTCCGCAGGCACCTGGAGGAGATGGCATGGCAGTAA
- a CDS encoding AtpZ/AtpI family protein, producing MKDDREQRGRYLRLVGSLSMVPFLMATGPIVGYFLGKWLDSVFGTKPILSFVFVALGFIAGIREMVRLVRRASRDMDRM from the coding sequence ATGAAAGATGACCGGGAACAAAGAGGACGATATCTTCGACTGGTGGGATCTCTGTCGATGGTGCCGTTTCTTATGGCCACTGGGCCTATTGTCGGGTATTTTCTCGGCAAGTGGCTGGATTCGGTTTTCGGCACAAAGCCGATTCTTAGTTTTGTCTTTGTAGCTCTTGGGTTTATTGCGGGAATCCGGGAGATGGTGCGACTCGTCCGGCGGGCCAGCCGCGATATGGACCGTATGTAA
- the atpB gene encoding F0F1 ATP synthase subunit A, which translates to MLKKVPMRIGSKLPPSLGSLALLLTAIFPGSAWASSEEGEISTHLPTIITILEKIFGSTGWIGFLHKWENVLFALVVVVFMVVMSHLAIRKRALIPGPLQNLVEMMVEKFADFIEGILGKEGRHFVPFLGTLFFYILFMNLLGLIPLMKSSTSVFNTTIALAISVFVYVQYTGIRRLGIVKFLHHLAGEPEDVIGWSMVPLMLPLHIIGEFAKPMSLGLRLFGNIMGEDILLAVFLGLGVMTLKFLPIPVGVPFHLPFIFLAILTSAVQALVFTLLSTIYISQVLPHDHEDEHEHEHEAP; encoded by the coding sequence GTGCTGAAGAAGGTACCGATGCGGATTGGATCGAAACTCCCGCCATCTTTGGGTTCCCTTGCCCTTCTTCTGACAGCGATTTTTCCGGGGAGCGCGTGGGCTTCTTCCGAGGAAGGCGAAATTTCCACCCATCTCCCCACGATTATAACGATTCTCGAAAAGATTTTTGGATCGACCGGCTGGATCGGTTTTCTTCATAAATGGGAAAATGTTCTCTTCGCGCTGGTCGTCGTGGTTTTTATGGTCGTGATGTCCCATCTCGCAATTCGGAAGAGGGCATTGATTCCCGGCCCCCTTCAGAACCTGGTTGAGATGATGGTCGAGAAATTCGCCGATTTTATTGAAGGGATTTTGGGCAAAGAGGGACGGCATTTCGTTCCGTTTCTCGGCACCCTCTTCTTCTATATCCTTTTCATGAATCTGTTGGGGCTTATTCCCCTGATGAAATCGTCGACATCGGTCTTCAATACGACGATCGCCCTCGCCATATCCGTCTTTGTCTATGTTCAATACACCGGTATCCGCCGTTTGGGGATTGTAAAGTTTCTGCATCATCTCGCCGGTGAGCCCGAGGATGTGATAGGATGGTCGATGGTGCCGCTCATGCTGCCCTTGCACATTATCGGTGAGTTCGCCAAACCAATGAGTTTAGGGCTTCGACTTTTCGGCAATATCATGGGCGAGGATATCCTGCTCGCCGTTTTCCTCGGTCTCGGTGTCATGACGCTGAAGTTTCTGCCGATTCCGGTGGGGGTGCCGTTTCATCTTCCCTTTATTTTCCTGGCCATCCTCACCAGCGCGGTGCAGGCATTGGTCTTCACACTTTTGAGCACGATCTATATTTCCCAGGTTTTACCTCATGATCATGAGGATGAACATGAACATGAGCATGAGGCGCCTTGA
- the atpE gene encoding ATP synthase F0 subunit C translates to MNWLGLALPLGLAIAAFGSALGLGRAVSAAMEAIGRQPEAAGKIQVAMVIGAAFIEALTIYALVTVFVLMGKLH, encoded by the coding sequence ATGAACTGGTTAGGTCTGGCCCTGCCTTTGGGTCTTGCCATCGCGGCGTTCGGATCGGCACTCGGCCTCGGCCGGGCGGTTTCGGCGGCGATGGAGGCGATCGGACGCCAACCGGAAGCGGCCGGGAAGATTCAGGTGGCCATGGTGATTGGCGCCGCATTCATTGAAGCTTTGACGATTTATGCCCTCGTCACCGTCTTCGTCCTTATGGGCAAACTTCACTAG
- the atpF gene encoding F0F1 ATP synthase subunit B, protein MDLVWSEVVTQIIGFILAVWILHKFAWKPILGLLDSRRRGIENAQQEIKEQREEVAGQKAHYEQELRNIEARARERIQEAVREANDIAARIREQAQEERRQRLSRAEDEVARIQESATEEVRRQTVNLAVAAAEKTIREHLDDERHRKLIREFIDKVETAS, encoded by the coding sequence ATGGATCTTGTATGGAGTGAAGTCGTAACCCAGATCATCGGATTCATTCTGGCGGTCTGGATACTGCACAAATTCGCCTGGAAACCGATACTCGGCCTGCTCGATAGCCGCCGGCGCGGCATTGAAAACGCGCAACAGGAGATTAAAGAGCAGCGGGAGGAGGTCGCGGGTCAAAAGGCTCATTACGAGCAGGAGCTGAGGAATATCGAGGCTCGGGCCCGGGAACGCATCCAGGAAGCGGTGCGGGAGGCCAATGATATTGCGGCCCGGATTCGTGAGCAGGCGCAGGAAGAGCGGCGGCAGCGGCTCAGCCGGGCGGAGGATGAAGTCGCCCGGATTCAAGAGTCGGCGACTGAAGAGGTGCGCCGTCAGACGGTGAATCTCGCTGTGGCCGCCGCGGAAAAAACGATACGGGAGCATTTGGACGATGAGCGGCACCGGAAATTGATCCGGGAGTTTATTGATAAGGTGGAGACGGCGTCGTGA
- a CDS encoding F0F1 ATP synthase subunit delta, with protein sequence MKEWALARRYAEALFMAALDRGILDPVSEDAGALVKLLESDPRLLRFLESPQILADEKEKVVQKTLREQVQPLLCDFILLLLSKQRVALLLDILDVFKDRVEEHRGIVSAQVFTAVPLPGDMESALRQRLEAKVGLKVRLEKSVDSDVIGGVKVVIGNRVIDGSVQNELRELKQQLLKATL encoded by the coding sequence GTGAAAGAGTGGGCGCTGGCCCGGCGATACGCCGAGGCCCTGTTCATGGCCGCTCTGGATCGCGGGATCCTGGATCCCGTCAGTGAGGATGCCGGCGCTCTGGTCAAGCTCCTGGAGTCCGATCCTCGCCTGCTGCGTTTTCTCGAATCGCCGCAGATTCTAGCAGATGAAAAGGAAAAGGTTGTACAAAAGACTCTTCGTGAGCAAGTCCAGCCACTGCTCTGCGATTTTATACTTTTGCTTCTGAGCAAACAGAGGGTGGCGCTTCTGCTGGATATTCTGGATGTGTTCAAAGACCGGGTGGAAGAGCATCGGGGAATTGTTTCGGCGCAGGTCTTCACCGCCGTTCCCCTGCCGGGGGATATGGAATCGGCGCTCCGGCAGCGCTTGGAAGCCAAGGTCGGTCTCAAAGTGAGGCTGGAGAAGTCGGTGGATTCCGATGTTATCGGAGGGGTGAAGGTCGTCATCGGCAACCGTGTCATTGACGGCAGTGTTCAAAACGAACTCAGAGAGCTGAAACAGCAGCTCTTGAAAGCCACTCTGTAG
- the atpA gene encoding F0F1 ATP synthase subunit alpha produces the protein MAFKPEEVSSVLQKELERYEGKLEVVSAGSVLQVGDGIARVWGLEDAMAGELLEFPGGIKGMILNLEQDNVGVVLFGSDQGIREGDTVRRTGKVIEVPVGAALLGRVVTPLGEPVDGKGPIATKEFIRLETLVPDVISRQPVKQPVQTGLKAVDSMIPIGRGQRELIIGDRQTGKTALAIDTIINQKGKNLWCIYVAIGQKESTVAQTVKILEDQGAMEYTIVVDASASGAAPLQYIAPYAGCSMGEYFRDRGEHVLCIYDDLSKHAVAYRQLSLLLRRPPGREAFPGDVFYLHSRLLERAAKLEEHYILVKQDAPAETAAGVDGKDYRGEKGFKEAQEALKGLGKSGSHDIRIKPGTGGSLTALPIIETQAGDVSAYIPTNVISITDGQIYLETDLFNSGVRPAINVGLSVSRVGGNAQTKAMKKVGGKLRLELAQYRELAAFAQFGSDLDKATRAQLTRGEKMVEILKQDQYVPQDLEKQVMLIFAGVNGYLDDVPTDRLKEFEKKLYTFMDDKHPDIGDDIDHKKDISADTEKNLHQAVKEFKAGFMAEV, from the coding sequence ATGGCGTTTAAACCCGAAGAGGTCAGCTCTGTTCTACAAAAAGAACTGGAGCGGTATGAAGGCAAGCTCGAGGTTGTCTCAGCCGGATCCGTCCTGCAGGTCGGTGACGGTATTGCCCGTGTCTGGGGGCTGGAAGATGCGATGGCCGGTGAGCTGTTGGAGTTCCCGGGCGGCATCAAGGGGATGATCCTCAATCTCGAACAAGATAATGTGGGCGTCGTGCTGTTCGGTTCCGATCAGGGGATCCGCGAAGGCGACACGGTTCGCCGGACCGGCAAGGTTATCGAGGTCCCGGTTGGAGCGGCCCTGCTCGGGCGGGTCGTCACGCCGTTGGGCGAGCCGGTCGACGGCAAAGGGCCCATCGCGACGAAAGAGTTTATTCGTCTTGAGACCCTTGTTCCCGATGTCATTTCACGCCAGCCGGTGAAGCAGCCGGTGCAAACCGGGCTCAAGGCGGTCGATTCGATGATCCCCATCGGACGAGGCCAGCGTGAGTTGATTATCGGCGACCGCCAAACAGGTAAGACGGCGCTCGCGATTGATACGATCATCAACCAGAAGGGCAAGAATCTTTGGTGCATCTATGTAGCGATCGGCCAGAAGGAATCAACGGTGGCGCAGACCGTCAAGATTCTGGAAGACCAGGGCGCCATGGAGTATACCATTGTTGTCGACGCTTCCGCATCGGGCGCCGCACCCCTTCAATACATCGCCCCCTATGCCGGATGCTCCATGGGTGAATACTTCCGTGATCGAGGCGAACACGTTCTATGCATCTATGACGACCTCTCGAAGCACGCCGTGGCCTACCGGCAATTGTCTCTTCTTCTGCGCCGGCCGCCGGGACGCGAGGCTTTCCCGGGCGATGTTTTCTATCTCCACAGCCGCCTGCTGGAACGCGCCGCCAAGCTTGAGGAGCATTACATCCTTGTGAAGCAAGATGCGCCCGCCGAAACCGCTGCAGGCGTTGATGGCAAGGATTACCGCGGCGAGAAGGGTTTCAAAGAGGCGCAAGAGGCCCTGAAGGGGCTCGGAAAATCGGGCTCGCATGATATCAGGATCAAACCCGGGACGGGCGGATCCCTCACAGCGCTTCCCATTATTGAGACACAGGCGGGGGATGTGTCGGCCTATATCCCGACAAATGTGATCTCCATCACCGACGGCCAGATCTATTTGGAAACCGATCTCTTTAACAGCGGTGTCCGGCCCGCTATCAATGTCGGTCTCTCGGTGAGCCGTGTCGGCGGCAACGCACAGACGAAGGCGATGAAGAAGGTCGGCGGAAAGCTGCGTCTGGAATTGGCTCAGTATCGGGAGTTGGCCGCCTTTGCGCAATTCGGATCCGATCTCGATAAGGCGACACGGGCTCAATTGACCCGAGGTGAGAAGATGGTCGAGATCCTGAAACAGGATCAGTATGTTCCGCAGGATCTTGAAAAGCAGGTCATGCTTATCTTCGCGGGTGTGAATGGGTATCTCGACGACGTACCGACGGATCGACTCAAAGAATTTGAGAAGAAACTCTACACCTTCATGGATGACAAGCATCCGGACATCGGTGACGACATCGATCACAAAAAGGATATCAGCGCGGATACGGAAAAGAATCTGCATCAGGCGGTGAAGGAGTTTAAAGCGGGCTTCATGGCGGAGGTATAA
- the atpG gene encoding ATP synthase F1 subunit gamma yields the protein MATLKQLRRRIRSVENTQQITKAMEMVAAAKLRRAQQRAESIRPFSQKMQEVLQSLAQSPDVRIDTLFVVREVRRRAYIIIASDKGLCGSYNANLFRQVETDLKDRDPKTIQLIPVGRRAWEYFHRRHWEMSDPFRHLGDQLNPALATELARLSVEMYKSGEVDQVDLIFTHFVTAARRVIVEEPLLPIRPPAEPAVQPAAESAAQPGSETETEELEYIFEPSAEEILKSLLPRYVEGRVRTAIADALASEHSARMLSMGNATRNANDMIRSLTLLRNRLRQAAITKELGEIVGGAEALR from the coding sequence TTGGCCACGCTGAAACAACTCCGCCGGCGCATTCGCTCGGTGGAGAACACGCAACAGATTACGAAGGCCATGGAGATGGTGGCCGCGGCCAAGCTCCGCCGCGCGCAGCAGAGGGCCGAATCGATCCGTCCCTTCTCTCAGAAGATGCAGGAGGTTCTTCAAAGCCTGGCTCAGTCTCCCGATGTGCGGATTGATACTCTCTTCGTCGTGCGGGAGGTGCGCCGCCGGGCCTACATTATAATAGCGTCGGACAAGGGGCTTTGCGGATCGTATAACGCCAATCTTTTCCGGCAGGTTGAGACGGATCTGAAGGACCGGGATCCAAAGACCATTCAATTGATCCCGGTGGGCCGCCGGGCCTGGGAGTATTTTCACCGGCGCCATTGGGAGATGTCGGATCCGTTCCGCCATCTGGGCGATCAGCTGAATCCGGCCTTGGCCACCGAACTGGCGCGTTTGTCGGTTGAAATGTATAAAAGCGGGGAGGTTGACCAGGTCGATCTCATCTTCACGCACTTTGTCACCGCCGCCCGCAGGGTCATCGTCGAAGAACCATTGTTGCCGATCCGGCCGCCGGCGGAACCAGCGGTGCAACCCGCGGCGGAGTCCGCGGCGCAACCCGGTTCAGAAACAGAGACGGAAGAACTCGAATATATCTTTGAACCGTCCGCTGAGGAGATTCTGAAAAGTCTTCTGCCGCGGTATGTGGAAGGCCGTGTCCGAACGGCCATCGCGGATGCCCTGGCTTCCGAGCACAGCGCGCGGATGCTTTCGATGGGAAACGCGACCCGCAATGCGAACGACATGATCCGATCCCTGACCTTGCTGCGGAACCGGCTGCGTCAGGCGGCTATTACAAAAGAGCTTGGGGAAATCGTCGGTGGGGCTGAGGCCCTGAGATAG
- the atpD gene encoding F0F1 ATP synthase subunit beta yields the protein MSNSSQTQKNVGKIVQVIGPTVDVGFPADRLPNIMNAIRIDDDERGIHIIVEAALHLGDNMVRCIAMASTDGLVRGMKAYDTGGPITVPVGRQCLGRCLNLLGEPIDPKGPLPEPDKRYPIHRPAPALEEQETEISVLETGIKVIDLLEPYPRGGKIGLFGGAGVGKTVIIQELIRNIATEHGGFSVFAGVGERTREGNDLWLEMNESGVIDKTCLVFGQMNEPPGARLRIGLTGVTEAEYFRDEEGQDVLFFVDNIFRFVQAGSEVSALLGRMPSAVGYQPTLSTEMGDLQERITSTKKGSITSVQAIYVPADDLTDPAPATTFSHLDATTVLSRQISELGLYPAVDPLDSTSRILDPNVVGEQHYKVARAVQVILQRYKDLQDIIAILGMDELSEEDKIIVARARKIQKFLSQPMFVAEAFTNRPGKYVKLEDTVRGFEEIVEGRHDDLPEQAFYMVGGIEDVIAEAERMKAAGGES from the coding sequence ATGTCCAACAGTTCCCAAACACAAAAGAATGTCGGCAAGATCGTACAGGTTATCGGACCGACGGTTGATGTGGGATTTCCCGCCGACCGCCTGCCTAACATTATGAACGCCATCCGTATCGATGACGATGAACGCGGTATTCATATCATCGTCGAGGCGGCCTTGCACCTCGGCGACAACATGGTGCGCTGTATCGCCATGGCCTCCACCGACGGGTTGGTGCGCGGAATGAAAGCCTACGATACCGGTGGACCGATCACGGTTCCGGTCGGCCGGCAATGCTTGGGACGATGCCTGAATCTGTTGGGCGAGCCTATTGATCCGAAAGGCCCATTGCCGGAGCCGGATAAGCGCTACCCGATCCACCGCCCCGCGCCGGCTTTGGAAGAGCAGGAAACAGAGATCTCTGTCTTGGAGACCGGAATCAAGGTCATTGATTTGCTGGAGCCTTATCCGCGCGGCGGCAAAATCGGGCTCTTCGGCGGCGCCGGTGTCGGCAAGACCGTCATTATCCAGGAGCTTATCCGCAATATCGCGACCGAGCATGGCGGTTTCTCCGTTTTCGCCGGTGTCGGCGAGCGAACCCGTGAAGGGAATGATCTCTGGCTCGAAATGAATGAATCAGGGGTGATTGATAAGACCTGCCTCGTCTTTGGACAGATGAACGAACCGCCCGGCGCCCGTCTTCGGATCGGTTTGACGGGTGTGACCGAGGCGGAATATTTCAGGGATGAAGAAGGACAGGATGTGCTCTTCTTCGTCGATAATATTTTCCGTTTTGTTCAAGCCGGATCCGAGGTGTCGGCCCTTTTGGGAAGAATGCCATCCGCCGTCGGTTATCAGCCGACGCTCAGCACGGAGATGGGGGATTTGCAGGAGCGGATCACCTCGACAAAGAAGGGATCGATCACATCGGTGCAGGCGATCTATGTCCCCGCCGATGATCTGACCGACCCCGCGCCGGCCACAACCTTCTCGCATCTCGATGCGACAACGGTGTTGAGCCGGCAGATCTCCGAGCTCGGTCTTTATCCGGCCGTGGATCCCCTCGATTCGACCAGCCGGATTTTGGATCCCAATGTTGTCGGTGAACAGCACTACAAGGTGGCGCGCGCCGTTCAGGTGATTCTCCAACGGTACAAGGATCTACAAGATATTATCGCCATCCTTGGTATGGATGAACTTTCCGAGGAAGACAAAATCATCGTGGCCCGGGCCCGCAAAATCCAAAAGTTTCTCTCGCAGCCGATGTTCGTCGCGGAAGCTTTCACAAACCGTCCGGGGAAGTATGTGAAACTCGAGGATACGGTGCGGGGTTTCGAGGAGATTGTGGAAGGACGTCACGATGATCTTCCGGAACAGGCTTTCTATATGGTTGGCGGCATTGAAGATGTCATCGCCGAAGCGGAGCGCATGAAAGCCGCGGGTGGGGAATCCTAG
- the atpC gene encoding ATP synthase F1 subunit epsilon translates to MAETFHLSVQTPERTVFDDAVVSLVAPGGAGYLGVLAHHAPLITDLVPGKLSLRDTSGSERVFAISGGFMEVSRNHATILADTLESPEEVDLERAKEARDRAIERLKDTSGRWDEERARLALLRALNRMRIKTGGF, encoded by the coding sequence ATGGCCGAGACTTTTCACTTGAGCGTGCAGACCCCCGAGCGGACCGTCTTTGACGATGCCGTGGTCTCCCTCGTGGCTCCCGGCGGCGCGGGATATTTAGGCGTCCTGGCCCATCATGCCCCCTTGATTACAGACCTCGTCCCGGGCAAGCTGTCACTACGCGATACCTCCGGGTCCGAGCGGGTCTTTGCCATCAGCGGTGGGTTCATGGAAGTCTCACGGAATCATGCCACGATCCTCGCGGATACACTCGAATCTCCGGAAGAAGTCGATTTGGAGCGTGCGAAGGAAGCGCGGGACCGGGCGATTGAACGCCTCAAAGATACGTCCGGTCGCTGGGATGAAGAGCGTGCCCGGCTGGCATTGCTCCGCGCCCTAAATCGTATGCGGATCAAAACGGGCGGTTTCTAG
- a CDS encoding O-antigen ligase family protein — translation MASSSASFAPPTRIKAEPLLLLCFLILADLVILGAAAVLQVKGLLLLLGGLVFLCLARRTEWALAFLLIGYPIISPLARATHMAGPIYHGLRLFAMGLLGIAILFNDKGTLSEFWNGFRRQPIFWATAGILSMFFIGTFYSSAPDYGMFKVMAFGSKSFLFMILLITQGWIWGRDGEAAQGLRRFLSAVWLFLCVIALTAALNLAFNFDDSGGRLRALALNPIWLARFAGLGLLMTPYAAHRLHWPWSVSGIFLLLFGAVMLGTGSRGPAVAVGAAAFSTLVLHWIDNRRKGRSHQNEALLFTSILVVITGLILLPNALKTRFLYAGSSFISYNLSWSMRVFLYQQAFHLVPQAGPFGLGTGGFAAAIVSKDLRLYPHNVFLEIFIENGWLGFLLFGFFLYLIWRMANQLLRHRPEFSPEVHLILMLVVYALVNAMASGDIAFNEEIYIWAGLLGALKTATSIGPQPKSGEPPPSKLLIGGR, via the coding sequence GTGGCTTCATCATCCGCAAGCTTCGCTCCCCCTACACGCATTAAGGCGGAGCCGCTTCTCCTTCTGTGCTTTTTAATCCTGGCCGACCTCGTGATTCTAGGGGCCGCGGCGGTCCTGCAGGTTAAAGGGCTTCTCCTTCTTCTGGGCGGTTTGGTTTTTCTTTGTCTCGCGCGCCGAACCGAATGGGCGCTTGCTTTTCTCCTCATCGGCTACCCCATCATTTCACCGCTGGCCCGGGCGACACATATGGCGGGTCCCATTTATCACGGACTGCGGCTCTTTGCGATGGGCCTCCTGGGCATCGCCATCCTCTTTAATGATAAAGGAACCCTCTCGGAATTCTGGAATGGCTTCCGGCGGCAACCCATCTTTTGGGCGACGGCGGGAATCCTGTCGATGTTTTTTATAGGGACTTTTTATAGCTCCGCGCCGGATTATGGAATGTTCAAGGTCATGGCTTTCGGATCGAAAAGTTTTCTCTTTATGATCCTTCTCATCACTCAGGGATGGATTTGGGGAAGGGATGGGGAGGCGGCACAGGGCCTGCGCCGCTTTCTCTCCGCCGTTTGGCTCTTTTTATGTGTTATCGCCCTCACCGCCGCCTTAAATCTAGCCTTCAATTTCGATGATTCCGGAGGCCGCTTGAGGGCCCTCGCGCTCAATCCGATCTGGCTGGCCCGCTTCGCCGGCCTCGGCCTCCTCATGACGCCGTACGCCGCCCACCGGCTTCACTGGCCCTGGTCGGTGTCGGGGATTTTCTTGCTTCTCTTCGGCGCCGTCATGCTGGGTACGGGATCACGAGGCCCGGCCGTCGCCGTTGGCGCCGCCGCCTTCTCGACCCTGGTATTACATTGGATAGATAATCGGAGGAAAGGGCGGTCCCATCAGAACGAGGCCCTGCTCTTTACCTCCATCCTCGTCGTTATTACGGGATTGATCCTTCTGCCCAATGCTCTTAAAACCCGTTTTCTGTACGCCGGCAGCAGTTTCATAAGTTATAATCTTTCTTGGTCGATGCGCGTCTTTCTCTATCAACAAGCCTTTCATCTGGTTCCACAGGCCGGGCCCTTCGGTCTGGGAACAGGCGGGTTTGCCGCCGCCATCGTCAGCAAGGATCTCCGTCTTTATCCGCATAATGTATTTCTTGAAATCTTCATAGAAAACGGCTGGCTTGGTTTTTTATTGTTTGGTTTTTTCCTCTACCTCATCTGGCGGATGGCGAATCAGCTGCTGCGGCACCGGCCGGAATTCTCGCCGGAAGTTCACCTGATCCTCATGTTGGTTGTTTATGCCCTGGTCAACGCGATGGCAAGCGGCGATATTGCTTTCAATGAAGAGATTTATATTTGGGCGGGCCTGCTGGGGGCGCTCAAGACGGCTACTTCGATAGGGCCACAACCGAAATCAGGAGAGCCACCGCCGTCGAAGCTGTTGATAGGAGGACGGTGA